The Scomber japonicus isolate fScoJap1 chromosome 13, fScoJap1.pri, whole genome shotgun sequence genome includes a window with the following:
- the ccna1 gene encoding cyclin-A1: MMNFSTNAHCGSHTSKENIPHSSKVDASQVQRAKQRTVLGVLSENEQRGRSLSQGSHFSKHSSVSDNSQLTFLGCPSSSSYDVYVEEACEVVLAASGQEVVSNSYYLDNEAAALQNEDFRLLLELSSSSCQDASMRSEPDESLMSEDVLCVSEYAEDIYRHLRESEMKFKPRPDYLEKHPEITDGMRVILVDWLVEVVQEYKLRSETLHLAVNYLDRFLSCTVFVKRGKLQLVGTTALLIAAKYEEIFPPELNEFVYITDSTYTNKQLVRMEHVFLKVLAFKMAAPTTNQFLRLFMSIHSVCANTENLALYVAELSLLEIDPFLQYTPSIVAAGAYCLANYSINKSLWPEVLHNFTGYAMAEIAPCLTDLHKLYVSAESRPQQAIREKYKSSKYCRVSWITPPAALPVL, from the exons ATG ATGAACTTCAGCACCAATGCCCACTGCGGCAGTCACACTAGCAAAGAAAATATTCCACATTCAAGCAAAGTAGATGCGTCACAAGTCCAGAGGGCCAAACAGCGGACAGTGCTCGGTGTGCTGTCAGAAAATGAGCAGCGGGGTCGATCCCTCAGCCAG GGAAGCCACTTTTCCAAACACAGTTCGGTCTCAGACAACTCTCAGCTCACCTTCCTGGGCTGTCCATCCAGCTCGAGCTATGATGTGTATGTCGAAGAGGCTTGTGAAGTTGTTCTTGCGGCTTCTGGTCAAGAAGTGGTTTCAAACAGTTATTACTTAGATAATGAAGCTGCTGCCTTGCAAAATGAAGATTTCAGACTCCTACTGGAGCTGAGTTCAA GTTCATGCCAGGATGCTTCTATGAGGTCTGAACCAGATGAATCCCTGATGTCTGAGGACgtgctgtgtgtgtcagagtatGCAGAGGATATTTACCGGCACTTAAGGGAGAGTGAA ATGAAGTTCAAGCCAAGGCCAGACTACTTAGAGAAACATCCAGAGATCACTGATGGCATGCGGGTCATCCTGGTGGACTGGCTGGTGGAGGTTGTCCAGGAATACAAGCTTCGCTCTGAAACTCTGCATCTTGCTGTCAATTACTTGGACCGCTTTCTCTCCTGCACAGTATTTGTGAAAAGGGGCAAGCTGCAGCTGGTTGGCACAACTGCATTACTAATTGCTGC AAAATATGAGGAGATCTTCCCACCTGAGCTGAATGAGTTTGTGTATATCACAGACAGTACCTACACTAACAAGCAGTTAGTCCGGATGGAACATGTTTTTCTAAAGGTGCTGGCTTTCAAGATGGCAGCACCCACCACAAACCAATTCCTTCGCCTTTTCATGTCCATCCACTCTGTTTGTGCCAACACAGAGAATCTTGCACTG TATGTAGCAGAGTTGAGCCTGCTGGAAATTGATCCTTTTCTACAATACACCCCATCTATAGTTGCAGCTGGGGCCTACTGCCTAGCCAACTACTCTATAAACAAATCTCTCTGG CCTGAAGTTTTACATAACTTTACTGGTTATGCCATGGCTGAAATTGCACCCTGCCTGACTGACCTCCACAAGCTTTACGTTAGTGCAGAAAGTCGCCCTCAACAGGCCATCAGGGAAAAGTATAAGAGTTCAAA GTATTGTCGTGTTTCTTGGATCACTCCGCCTGCTGCTCTGCCTGTCCTATAA
- the LOC128371607 gene encoding serine rich and transmembrane domain containing 1 codes for MSGMDIPLVDHNETGNSPIDNGTFLRFFPTSASTSAAASSPGRQGNVYVYVWLFLSLLAFLLTLLIISLHRLKNIISSSSSVPDCSSEGGSSFTNMEICSISSQRSTISSLST; via the coding sequence ATGTCAGGGATGGACATCCCACTGGTGGACCACAATGAGACTGGAAACTCTCCAATTGACAATGGgaccttccttcgtttcttcccaACCTCTGCTTCAACATCGGCGGCCGCCTCATCACCAGGACGGCAGGGAAATGTTTATGTTTACGTATGGCTCTTCCTCAGTCTGCTGGCATTCCTGCTGACACTGCTCATCATCTCCCTCCACAGGCTGAAGAACATcatctcatcctcttcctcagtcCCTGACTGCAGCAGTGAAGGAGGGAGCTCTTTCACCAACATGGAGATCTGTAGCATCTCGTCTCAGAGGTCCACCATCTCCTCACTGTCCACCTGA